A single window of Nicotiana tomentosiformis chromosome 1, ASM39032v3, whole genome shotgun sequence DNA harbors:
- the LOC138906447 gene encoding uncharacterized protein, with product MCCTNLAPRRRRRVRVRVINILEFKLEKKYHNNLDYALWALQILEHDSNSIVQATIRSCERPEKIFELQVTPEGSPVVAILKVPISSFSQQDYSYVNTCSRIKFDVNDLMQAVGAFRDHDSISITAYYEERGEDVHCYMRITSLDPLRIVEGRERVVDIEIQSEDDAYIDVSEQIYQGLIGIPPATLRQIFKSHVAGQLIVSLTSTQVRFRTTTVDIVLSKEDKECIIGGIFDHETELSLDLDMVKQSWDFALVETDIVWLSTARNGFTLISFSFWPLGTLSFFFKARYHDLKEIHNTCYVKHMHVESKRNTPRCA from the exons ATGTGTTGTACGAACTTGGCTCCGCGCCGCCGCCGCCGTGTAAGAGTTAGAGTAATCAACATACTTGAATTTAAACTAGAAAAGAAGTACCACAATAATTTGGACTACGCATTATGGGCTCTCCAAATACTTGAACATGATTCAAATTCAATAGTGCAAGCCACTATCAGATCATGTGAAAGACCTGAAAAGATCTTCGAATTGCAAGTTACTCCAGAAGGATCTCCTGTGGTTGCAATCCTAAAAGTACCGATTTCGAGTTTTTCTCAACAAGATTATTCCTATGTTAACACTTGCTCCCGGATCAAATTTGACGTAAATGATTTAATGCAAGCAGTCGGAGCGTTTCGTGATCATGACTCTATCTCAATAACTGCGTACTATGAAGAGCGAGGAGAAGATGTACACTGCTATATGCGCATCACATCACTTGACCCACTAC GAATTGTTGAGGGAAGGGAACGCGTTGTGGATATTGAAATTCAGTCTGAGGATGATGCTTACATTGACGTGTCCGAACAGATTTATCAAGGGCTTATTGGGATACCACCGGCCACGTTACGACAGATTTTTAAATCTCACGTTGCag GTCAATTAATAGTCTCACTCACCAGCACTCAGGTGAGATTCAGAACGACGACTGTAGACATAGTACTTTCCAAAGAG GATAAAGAATGCATTATTGGGGGTATATTCGATCATGAAACTGAATTAAGCTTGGATTTGGACATGGTCAAACAGTCATGGGATTTTGCTTTGGTAGAAACCGACATTGTTTGGCTGTCAACGGCACGAAATGGGTTTACGTTGATCTCTTTCTCATTTTGGCCTCTGGGGActctctcttttttctttaaaGCAAGGTATCATGATCTAAAAGAAATCCATAACACTTGTTATGTTAAACACATGCATGTTGAATCCAAAAGAAACACTCCAAGATGTGCCTGA